Proteins encoded together in one Streptomyces sp. TLI_171 window:
- the aroC gene encoding chorismate synthase, with protein MGSLRWLTAGESHGPALVATLEGLPAGVPVTTAMVADALARRRLGYGRGARMKFEQDEVTFLGGVRHGETMGSPVAIMVGNTEWPKWEQVMSADPVDPEILAGLARNEALTRPRPGHADLAGMQKYSIDEARPILERASARETAARVALGAVARSYLKETCGIEIVSHVVELAAAKAPAGVLPLPADEARLDEDPVRCLDADASKAMVAEIDQAHKDGDTLGGVVEVLAYGVPVGLGSHVHWDRRLDARLAAALMGIQAIKGVEVGDGFDLARIPGSQAHDEIVPTPEGIRRTSGRSGGTEGGLSTGELLRVRAAMKPIATVPRALQTLDVRTGEPAKAHHQRSDVCAVPAAGIVAEAMVALVLADAVAEKFGGDNVSETRRNVQSYLENLIVR; from the coding sequence GTGGGTAGCTTGCGCTGGCTGACGGCGGGGGAGTCGCACGGCCCCGCTCTGGTCGCGACGCTGGAGGGCCTGCCGGCCGGGGTGCCGGTCACCACCGCCATGGTGGCCGACGCGCTGGCCCGCCGGCGGCTCGGCTACGGTCGCGGCGCGCGGATGAAGTTCGAGCAGGACGAGGTGACCTTCCTCGGCGGCGTCCGCCACGGGGAGACCATGGGCTCGCCGGTGGCGATCATGGTGGGCAACACCGAGTGGCCGAAGTGGGAGCAGGTCATGTCGGCCGACCCGGTCGACCCGGAGATCCTCGCGGGCCTGGCCCGCAACGAGGCGCTGACCCGCCCGCGCCCCGGCCACGCCGACCTGGCGGGCATGCAGAAGTACTCGATCGACGAGGCCCGGCCGATCCTGGAGCGCGCCAGCGCCCGGGAGACCGCGGCCCGGGTCGCGCTCGGCGCGGTCGCCCGCTCCTACCTCAAGGAGACCTGCGGCATCGAGATCGTCAGCCACGTGGTCGAGCTGGCCGCCGCCAAGGCCCCGGCCGGCGTGCTGCCGCTGCCCGCCGACGAGGCCCGCCTGGACGAGGACCCGGTGCGCTGCCTGGACGCCGACGCCTCGAAGGCGATGGTCGCCGAGATCGACCAGGCCCACAAGGACGGTGACACCCTCGGCGGCGTGGTCGAGGTGCTGGCGTACGGCGTGCCGGTCGGCCTCGGCTCGCACGTGCACTGGGACCGCCGGCTGGACGCCCGGCTGGCCGCTGCCCTGATGGGCATCCAGGCGATCAAGGGCGTCGAGGTCGGCGACGGCTTCGACCTGGCCCGGATCCCCGGCTCGCAGGCGCACGACGAGATCGTCCCCACCCCCGAGGGCATCAGGCGCACCTCCGGCCGCTCCGGCGGCACCGAGGGCGGCCTGTCCACCGGCGAGCTGCTGCGGGTCCGCGCCGCGATGAAGCCGATCGCGACCGTCCCGCGCGCCCTGCAGACCCTGGACGTGCGCACCGGCGAGCCCGCCAAGGCGCACCACCAGCGCTCCGACGTGTGCGCCGTCCCGGCGGCCGGCATCGTCGCCGAGGCGATGGTCGCGCTGGTGCTGGCCGACGCGGTGGCGGAGAAGTTCGGCGGCGACAACGTCTCCGAGACCCGCCGCAACGTGCAGTCGTACCTCGAGAACCTGATCGTCCGGTGA
- the aroB gene encoding 3-dehydroquinate synthase, translating to MSEIVRIPVAGTDGHAPYEVLIGHQLLGELAPLIGPKARRVAVIHPEALEATGEAIREDLAAQGYEAIALQVPNAEDAKSAEVAAYCWSVLGQTGFTRSDVIVGLGGGSTTDLAGFVAATWLRGVRWISVPTTLLGMVDAAVGGKTGINIAEGKNMVGAFHPPAGVLADLGTLETLGKHDYVSGLAEVIKAGFIADPVILDLIEADPEAAASPAGPHTLELIRRAIQVKADVVSGDLKESGRREILNYGHTLGHAIERNERYKWRHGAAISIGMVFAAELGRLAGRLDDATADRHRAVLASVGLPLTYRADAWPKLLDAMKIDKKSRGDLLRFVVLDGLAKTSILEGPDPSLLVAAYAEVSG from the coding sequence ATGTCTGAGATCGTCAGGATTCCCGTTGCGGGCACCGACGGCCACGCCCCCTACGAGGTGCTGATCGGCCATCAGCTGCTCGGCGAACTCGCCCCGCTGATCGGCCCGAAGGCCCGCCGGGTCGCGGTCATCCACCCGGAGGCGCTGGAGGCCACCGGCGAGGCGATCCGCGAGGACCTGGCCGCGCAGGGCTACGAGGCGATCGCCCTGCAGGTGCCGAACGCCGAGGACGCGAAGAGCGCCGAGGTCGCCGCGTACTGCTGGTCGGTGCTCGGCCAGACCGGCTTCACCCGCAGCGACGTGATCGTCGGCCTCGGCGGCGGCTCCACCACCGACCTGGCGGGCTTCGTCGCCGCCACCTGGCTGCGCGGGGTGCGCTGGATCTCGGTGCCCACCACGCTCCTCGGCATGGTGGACGCGGCGGTCGGCGGCAAGACCGGCATCAACATCGCCGAGGGCAAGAACATGGTCGGCGCCTTCCACCCGCCCGCGGGCGTGCTGGCCGACCTGGGCACCCTGGAGACCCTCGGCAAGCACGACTACGTCTCGGGCCTGGCCGAGGTGATCAAGGCGGGTTTCATCGCCGACCCGGTCATCCTCGACCTGATCGAGGCCGACCCGGAGGCCGCCGCCTCCCCGGCCGGCCCGCACACCCTGGAGCTGATCCGGCGGGCCATCCAGGTCAAGGCCGACGTGGTCTCCGGCGACCTCAAGGAGTCCGGCCGCCGCGAGATCCTCAACTACGGCCACACCCTGGGCCACGCCATCGAGCGCAACGAGCGCTACAAGTGGCGGCACGGCGCGGCGATCTCCATCGGCATGGTCTTCGCCGCCGAACTCGGCCGTCTGGCCGGGCGGTTGGACGACGCCACGGCGGACCGCCACCGGGCCGTGCTGGCCTCGGTCGGCCTGCCGCTGACTTACCGGGCGGACGCCTGGCCGAAGCTGCTGGACGCCATGAAGATCGACAAGAAGTCCCGCGGCGACCTGCTGCGCTTCGTGGTCCTGGACGGCCTCGCCAAGACCTCCATCCTGGAGGGCCCCGACCCGTCGCTGCTGGTGGCCGCCTACGCGGAGGTCTCCGGATGA
- a CDS encoding shikimate kinase, whose amino-acid sequence MTAPAIVLVGPPGSGKSTVGRVLAERLGLPFRDTDADIERTAGKPIPEIFIDEGEPHFRQLERDAVRAAAADHPGVLALGGGAVLAEESRAVLAPLPVVFLEVALADAVKRVGLDAPRPLLAVNPRARWRELMEARRPLYLEVATAVVDTQDRTPEQVADAVLEALELKDPHV is encoded by the coding sequence GTGACCGCCCCGGCCATCGTGCTGGTCGGCCCGCCCGGCAGTGGCAAGTCCACCGTCGGGCGGGTGCTCGCGGAGCGTCTCGGCCTGCCGTTCCGCGACACCGACGCCGACATCGAGCGGACCGCCGGCAAGCCCATCCCGGAGATCTTCATCGACGAGGGCGAGCCGCACTTCCGGCAGCTGGAGCGGGACGCCGTCCGGGCCGCCGCCGCGGACCACCCCGGCGTGCTCGCGCTCGGCGGCGGCGCGGTGCTGGCCGAGGAGAGCCGCGCCGTGCTCGCCCCGCTGCCCGTGGTGTTCCTGGAGGTCGCGCTCGCCGACGCGGTCAAGCGGGTCGGCCTGGACGCCCCCCGCCCGCTGCTCGCGGTCAACCCGCGGGCCCGCTGGCGCGAGCTGATGGAGGCCCGCCGGCCGCTGTACCTGGAGGTCGCCACCGCCGTGGTCGACACCCAGGACCGCACGCCGGAGCAGGTCGCCGACGCCGTACTCGAAGCACTGGAGCTGAAGGACCCTCATGTCTGA
- the aroQ gene encoding type II 3-dehydroquinate dehydratase codes for MTTPVLVLNGPNLGRLGSREPDVYGSTSYAGLVARCTALGAELNLAVDVRETNSEAEMVGWLHEAADAGTPVVINPGAFTHYSYAMRDAAAQRTAPLIEVHISNPYTRETFRHTSVIAAVASGTIAGFGLGSYELALRALAEQLTAR; via the coding sequence ATGACCACGCCGGTGCTGGTCCTGAACGGCCCCAACCTGGGCCGGCTCGGCTCCCGCGAGCCCGACGTGTACGGCTCCACCTCGTACGCCGGGCTGGTCGCGCGCTGCACCGCCCTCGGCGCCGAGCTCAACCTCGCCGTCGACGTCCGGGAGACCAACTCCGAGGCGGAGATGGTCGGCTGGCTGCACGAGGCAGCGGACGCCGGGACCCCCGTGGTGATCAACCCGGGCGCGTTCACGCACTACTCGTACGCCATGCGGGACGCCGCCGCGCAGCGCACCGCGCCGCTGATCGAGGTGCACATCTCCAACCCGTACACCCGCGAGACCTTCCGGCACACCTCGGTGATCGCGGCGGTCGCCTCCGGCACCATCGCGGGCTTCGGCCTCGGCTCCTACGAGCTCGCCCTGCGCGCCCTCGCCGAGCAGCTCACCGCCCGCTGA
- a CDS encoding SDR family oxidoreductase produces the protein MRVFVTGATGHLGSALVPELLAAGHRVTGLARSDASAAALTALGADVRRGDLDDLDGLRAAATAADGVVHLAFKHDLMAGGDYAGAIAEDLKVVRTLVEALAGTGKPLVGTGGTGAGGAPGQHAVENRVAPGAPRTEAEQAVVGAAAEGVRSSVVRLPPVVHSPLDRHGFVPTLIRIARATGVSGYLGDGANRWPAVHTLDAARLYRLALDHAPAGARLHGVDDQGIPFREIAERIGIRLGVPAAPVDGDRAADHFGFLAGLVGLDLPASADATRSLLDWHPEHPGLLDDLDEDHYFA, from the coding sequence ATGCGCGTCTTCGTCACCGGAGCGACCGGCCACCTCGGCTCCGCCCTCGTCCCCGAACTGCTCGCCGCCGGCCACCGGGTCACCGGCCTGGCCCGCTCCGACGCCTCCGCCGCCGCCCTCACCGCCCTCGGCGCGGACGTCCGCCGCGGCGACCTCGACGACCTGGACGGCCTGCGCGCCGCAGCCACGGCCGCCGACGGCGTGGTGCACCTGGCGTTCAAGCACGACCTGATGGCCGGCGGCGACTACGCCGGCGCGATCGCCGAGGACCTGAAGGTGGTGCGCACCCTCGTCGAGGCGCTGGCCGGCACCGGAAAGCCGCTGGTCGGAACCGGCGGGACGGGCGCCGGCGGCGCACCCGGGCAGCACGCGGTGGAGAACCGGGTCGCGCCCGGCGCGCCGCGGACGGAGGCCGAGCAGGCCGTCGTCGGCGCCGCCGCGGAAGGCGTGCGCTCCTCCGTGGTCCGGCTCCCCCCGGTGGTGCACAGCCCGCTCGACCGGCACGGCTTCGTCCCCACCCTGATCCGGATCGCCCGCGCCACCGGCGTCTCCGGCTACCTCGGCGACGGCGCCAACCGCTGGCCCGCCGTCCACACCCTCGACGCCGCCCGCCTCTACCGCCTGGCCCTCGACCACGCCCCGGCCGGCGCCCGGCTGCACGGCGTCGACGACCAGGGCATCCCGTTCCGCGAGATCGCCGAACGCATCGGCATCCGCCTCGGCGTCCCCGCCGCCCCCGTCGACGGGGACCGGGCCGCCGACCACTTCGGTTTCCTGGCCGGCTTGGTCGGCCTCGACCTCCCCGCCTCCGCCGACGCCACCCGCAGTCTGCTGGACTGGCACCCCGAACACCCGGGCCTGCTCGACGACCTCGACGAGGACCACTACTTCGCCTGA
- a CDS encoding DUF6445 family protein — MPAQPFQGPRPTPALPVLPYRKPTKGRDYWVLDDVLPDPDAVRARHLARTDWDEGYPHKPESWPGLRAMPGLEPDELAHVEKLVRETVGAPRIWALDEAEGGTFNHNCVQVVGAGECEPRPHTDSRSLCRYAAVLYLNPGVPKRCGTSFYRQSLPGGRLGGNSVVAPHNNLVDALGTRFVPPDSFTEDLAVPHRYNRLLLYTANLIHTATEYHGATLDEKRMTCVFFWMA, encoded by the coding sequence ATGCCCGCACAACCGTTCCAGGGCCCGCGCCCGACCCCGGCGCTCCCCGTCCTGCCGTACCGCAAGCCCACCAAGGGCCGTGACTACTGGGTGCTGGACGACGTCCTCCCGGACCCGGACGCGGTGCGCGCCCGCCACCTCGCCCGCACCGACTGGGACGAGGGCTACCCGCACAAGCCGGAGTCCTGGCCGGGCCTGCGCGCGATGCCGGGCCTGGAGCCGGACGAGCTGGCGCACGTGGAGAAGCTGGTCCGGGAGACCGTGGGGGCGCCGCGGATCTGGGCGCTGGACGAGGCCGAGGGCGGCACCTTCAACCACAACTGCGTGCAGGTGGTGGGCGCGGGGGAGTGCGAGCCGCGCCCGCACACCGACTCGCGCTCGCTGTGCCGCTACGCCGCGGTGCTGTACCTCAACCCGGGCGTGCCCAAGCGCTGCGGCACCAGCTTCTACCGGCAGAGCCTCCCGGGCGGCCGGCTCGGCGGCAACAGCGTGGTCGCCCCGCACAACAACCTGGTGGACGCCCTCGGCACCCGCTTCGTCCCGCCGGACTCCTTCACCGAGGACCTGGCCGTCCCGCACCGCTACAACCGGCTGCTGCTCTACACCGCCAACCTGATCCACACCGCCACCGAGTACCACGGGGCGACCCTGGACGAGAAGCGGATGACCTGCGTCTTCTTCTGGATGGCCTGA
- a CDS encoding DMT family transporter — protein sequence MSAALALLASLLWGVADYGGGAITRRMPALTVVVLSQTAAAAVLAVAVTATGGWGGAGAALWYAVAAGVIGPFALLAFYRALALGPMGVVSPLATVGVLVPIGVGLFLGERPGAVQGLGILVAIAGVALAGGPQRGGAAASRQVLVLTLGAAFAFGAVLALIAHASSGGALLLTLCVQRLTNAVIGAGMLAAAARRQPLGLRSGGRALPSLTAVGVADVAANGLYAAASHLGSVAVAAVLASLYPVVTALMARGLLKERLLRVQVVGAGLAVAGTLILAAG from the coding sequence ATGAGCGCCGCCCTCGCCCTGCTCGCCAGCCTGCTCTGGGGCGTCGCCGACTACGGCGGCGGAGCGATCACCCGCCGGATGCCCGCGCTGACGGTGGTGGTGCTCTCGCAGACCGCGGCCGCCGCGGTGCTCGCCGTCGCGGTCACCGCCACCGGCGGCTGGGGCGGGGCCGGAGCGGCGCTCTGGTACGCGGTGGCGGCGGGCGTGATCGGGCCGTTCGCGCTGCTGGCCTTCTACCGGGCGCTGGCGCTCGGGCCGATGGGCGTGGTGTCGCCGCTGGCCACGGTGGGCGTGCTGGTGCCGATCGGCGTGGGCCTGTTCCTCGGCGAACGGCCGGGCGCCGTCCAGGGGCTGGGCATCCTGGTGGCGATCGCCGGGGTGGCGCTGGCCGGCGGCCCGCAGCGCGGCGGCGCGGCCGCGAGCCGGCAGGTGCTGGTGCTCACCCTCGGCGCGGCCTTCGCCTTCGGCGCGGTGCTGGCGCTGATCGCGCACGCCAGCAGCGGCGGCGCGCTGCTGCTCACGCTGTGCGTGCAGCGGCTGACCAACGCGGTGATCGGCGCCGGGATGCTGGCCGCCGCCGCCCGCCGGCAGCCGCTCGGACTGCGGTCCGGCGGGCGGGCGCTGCCGTCGCTGACCGCCGTCGGCGTCGCGGACGTGGCCGCCAACGGCCTGTACGCCGCCGCCTCGCACCTCGGCTCGGTGGCGGTGGCGGCCGTGCTGGCCTCGCTCTACCCGGTGGTCACCGCGCTCATGGCGCGCGGACTGCTGAAGGAGCGGCTGCTGCGGGTCCAGGTGGTCGGCGCCGGACTGGCGGTGGCCGGGACGCTCATCCTGGCCGCCGGCTGA
- a CDS encoding type B 50S ribosomal protein L31 has translation MQQGIHPEYRPVVFRDKTGGLTFLTRSTATSGRTVEWADGRSYPVVDVETSSASHPFYTGKARLLDTAGRVELYRRRYGG, from the coding sequence ATGCAGCAGGGAATTCACCCCGAGTACCGTCCGGTGGTGTTCCGGGACAAGACCGGGGGCCTCACGTTCCTGACCCGCTCCACCGCCACGAGCGGTCGGACGGTCGAGTGGGCGGACGGCCGCAGCTACCCGGTGGTGGACGTCGAGACGTCCTCGGCGAGCCACCCGTTCTACACCGGGAAGGCCAGGCTGCTGGACACCGCGGGCCGGGTGGAGCTGTACCGGCGCCGGTACGGCGGCTGA
- a CDS encoding Fpg/Nei family DNA glycosylase codes for MPEGHVIHRLARQNAELFGGREVRVSSPQGRFAEGAALIDGRVLEEAEAHGKHLFLGFGEDWLHVHLGLYGKYEFGAGEAPAPVGQVRLRMVNDGGYADLRGPTACELLTPAEKAAVHRRLGPDPLRPGEPGDAAWQRISRSGSTVAALLMDQKILAGVGNVYRAEVLFRLGISPHRAGRELSRAEWDAIWSDLVALMHDGVAAGRIDTVRPEHTPEAMGRPPRVDDHGGEVYVYRRHDQPCLVCETPVRTEELAARNLFWCPRCQQS; via the coding sequence GTGCCCGAGGGGCATGTGATCCACCGCCTGGCCAGGCAGAACGCGGAGTTGTTCGGTGGTCGCGAGGTGCGGGTGTCGAGCCCGCAGGGGCGGTTCGCGGAGGGGGCGGCGCTGATCGACGGGCGGGTGCTGGAGGAGGCGGAGGCGCACGGCAAGCACCTGTTCCTGGGGTTCGGCGAGGACTGGCTGCACGTGCACCTGGGCCTGTACGGGAAGTACGAGTTCGGCGCGGGCGAGGCCCCGGCGCCGGTCGGGCAGGTCCGGCTGCGGATGGTCAACGACGGCGGCTACGCGGACCTGCGCGGCCCGACGGCCTGCGAGCTGCTCACCCCGGCGGAGAAGGCGGCCGTCCACCGCCGCCTGGGCCCGGACCCGCTGCGCCCGGGCGAGCCCGGCGACGCGGCCTGGCAGCGGATCTCGCGCAGCGGCAGCACGGTGGCGGCCCTGCTGATGGACCAGAAGATCCTGGCGGGCGTCGGCAACGTGTACCGCGCGGAGGTGCTGTTCCGCCTGGGCATCAGCCCGCACCGGGCGGGCCGCGAGCTGTCCCGCGCGGAGTGGGACGCGATCTGGTCGGACCTGGTGGCGCTGATGCACGACGGGGTGGCCGCGGGGCGGATCGACACCGTCCGGCCGGAGCACACCCCGGAGGCGATGGGGCGGCCGCCGCGGGTGGACGACCACGGCGGCGAGGTGTACGTGTACCGGCGGCACGACCAGCCCTGCCTGGTGTGCGAGACCCCGGTCCGCACCGAGGAACTGGCGGCCCGGAACCTGTTCTGGTGCCCGCGCTGCCAGCAGAGCTGA
- a CDS encoding HoxN/HupN/NixA family nickel/cobalt transporter: MTASESTLPGTGPAGSPLPSFRWRREDTVRTAGLLAVILALHVAAFGTLLFLVVPEKYQVGTQVFGVGLGVTAYTLGMRHAFDADHIAVIDNTTRKLMADGRRPVSVGFWFALGHSSMVVVMAALVAGGAALAGTLMDDDSTTHQVLGTIGTTASGAFLYLIAALNLVALLGILRVFRAMRAGQYDEAELEKHLDSRGLLARILSRATRSITRPGQMFPVGMVLGLGFDTATEVTLMVMAGSGAASGLPWYAVVCLPLLFAAGMSLFDTLDGTFMNFAYQWAFSNPVRKVYYNLTITGLSIAVAFVIGTIELVAVLHDKFDLSDPVTGWIAGLSLDNVGFVIVGLFVVVWAAAIGYWRIARRSRAFAGAEGA; the protein is encoded by the coding sequence ATGACCGCGTCCGAATCGACCCTGCCCGGAACCGGCCCGGCGGGCTCCCCGCTGCCCTCGTTCCGCTGGCGGCGCGAGGACACCGTACGCACGGCCGGGCTGCTGGCGGTGATCCTGGCGCTGCACGTGGCGGCGTTCGGGACCCTGCTGTTCCTGGTGGTGCCGGAGAAGTACCAGGTCGGCACCCAGGTGTTCGGCGTCGGCCTGGGCGTCACCGCCTACACCCTGGGCATGCGGCACGCCTTCGACGCCGACCACATCGCGGTGATCGACAACACCACCCGCAAGCTGATGGCGGACGGCCGCCGCCCGGTCTCGGTGGGCTTCTGGTTCGCCCTCGGCCACTCCTCGATGGTGGTGGTGATGGCCGCCCTGGTGGCCGGGGGAGCGGCGCTGGCGGGCACCCTGATGGACGACGACTCGACGACCCATCAGGTGCTCGGCACCATCGGCACCACCGCGTCCGGGGCGTTCCTGTACCTGATCGCGGCGCTCAACCTGGTGGCGCTGCTGGGCATCCTGCGGGTGTTCCGGGCGATGCGGGCCGGGCAGTACGACGAGGCCGAGTTGGAGAAGCACCTCGACTCGCGGGGCCTGCTGGCCCGGATCCTGAGCCGGGCGACCCGCTCGATCACCCGGCCGGGCCAGATGTTCCCGGTCGGCATGGTGCTGGGCCTGGGCTTCGACACCGCCACCGAGGTGACCCTGATGGTGATGGCGGGCTCCGGCGCGGCCTCCGGGCTGCCCTGGTACGCGGTGGTGTGCCTGCCGCTGCTGTTCGCCGCCGGGATGAGCCTGTTCGACACGCTGGACGGCACGTTCATGAACTTCGCCTACCAGTGGGCGTTCTCCAACCCGGTCCGCAAGGTGTACTACAACCTGACCATCACCGGCCTGTCGATCGCGGTGGCGTTCGTGATCGGCACCATCGAGCTGGTCGCAGTGCTGCACGACAAGTTCGACCTGTCCGACCCGGTGACCGGCTGGATCGCCGGCCTGAGCCTGGACAACGTCGGCTTCGTGATCGTCGGCCTGTTCGTGGTGGTCTGGGCCGCCGCGATCGGCTACTGGCGGATCGCCCGGCGCTCCAGGGCGTTCGCCGGGGCCGAAGGGGCCTGA
- a CDS encoding TetR/AcrR family transcriptional regulator → MARWDPDARGRLERAALELFVRQGYDRTTVAEIAERAGLAKSTFFRHFADKREVLSGGDALARLLTDAIAAAPPEAGPRRLAEAALAAAGAHAFRPERHATVRERQQVVAANPELTERELLKREALATALTAALRARGVGDPTATLTAELTLLALRTALARWTAHPDQDFTTLARTELASLREAAAAL, encoded by the coding sequence ATGGCCAGATGGGACCCGGACGCGCGCGGACGACTGGAGCGCGCGGCGCTCGAACTCTTCGTCCGCCAGGGCTACGACCGCACCACCGTCGCCGAGATCGCGGAGCGCGCCGGCCTGGCCAAGAGCACGTTCTTCCGGCACTTCGCCGACAAGCGCGAGGTGCTGTCCGGCGGGGACGCCCTGGCCCGCCTGCTCACCGACGCGATCGCCGCCGCCCCGCCCGAGGCCGGTCCCCGGCGGCTCGCCGAGGCCGCCCTCGCCGCCGCCGGCGCCCACGCCTTCCGCCCCGAACGCCACGCCACCGTCCGCGAACGCCAGCAGGTGGTCGCCGCCAACCCGGAACTGACGGAACGCGAACTCCTCAAGCGCGAGGCGCTCGCCACCGCGCTCACCGCCGCCCTCCGGGCCCGCGGCGTCGGCGACCCCACCGCCACCCTGACCGCCGAGCTCACCCTCCTCGCCCTCCGCACCGCCCTCGCCCGCTGGACCGCCCACCCCGACCAGGACTTCACCACCCTGGCCCGCACCGAACTCGCCAGCCTCCGCGAGGCCGCCGCCGCCCTCTGA
- a CDS encoding XRE family transcriptional regulator → MPDADLVTQALARNLKRLRTERGHTLDALAARSGVSRGMVVQIEQARTNPSVGTVVRLADALGVSIARLLDYDESSAVRIVPAEDAVRLWTGPGGGSGTLLNGAEAPGPLELWAWHLQPGEAHASDPHPPGTVEIARVDEGVLTLTLDGRDHRIPAGSTASYEAVTAHGYRNAEDTPCRVTMVVSVPPPAK, encoded by the coding sequence GTGCCGGACGCCGACCTCGTCACCCAGGCCCTCGCCCGCAACCTCAAACGCCTGCGCACCGAACGCGGCCACACCCTGGACGCGCTGGCCGCCCGCTCCGGCGTCAGCCGCGGCATGGTGGTCCAGATCGAACAGGCCCGCACCAACCCCAGCGTCGGCACCGTGGTCCGGCTCGCCGACGCGCTGGGCGTCTCGATCGCCCGGCTGCTGGACTACGACGAGTCCTCGGCCGTCCGGATCGTCCCCGCCGAGGACGCCGTGCGCCTGTGGACCGGCCCCGGCGGCGGCAGCGGCACCCTGCTCAACGGCGCCGAGGCCCCCGGCCCGCTGGAGCTCTGGGCCTGGCACCTGCAGCCCGGCGAGGCGCACGCCTCCGACCCGCACCCGCCCGGCACCGTGGAGATCGCCCGGGTCGACGAGGGCGTCCTCACCCTCACCCTGGACGGCCGCGACCACCGCATCCCGGCCGGCTCCACCGCCTCCTACGAGGCCGTCACCGCGCACGGCTACCGCAACGCCGAGGACACCCCCTGCCGCGTCACCATGGTCGTCTCGGTGCCCCCGCCCGCCAAGTGA
- the rpmG gene encoding 50S ribosomal protein L33 gives MARSELRPVITLRSTAGTGFTYVTRKNRRNDPDRIALRKFDPVAGRHVEFRESR, from the coding sequence ATGGCACGCAGCGAGCTGCGACCGGTGATCACGCTCAGGTCGACGGCGGGTACGGGCTTCACGTACGTGACGCGGAAGAACCGCCGCAACGACCCCGACCGGATCGCGCTGCGGAAGTTCGACCCGGTGGCGGGGCGGCACGTCGAGTTCCGCGAGTCCCGCTGA
- a CDS encoding AAA family ATPase gives MYIRRREVTVSQYAESHRAGGQVPPRPAASPYPTAPQPPYPVPALPAATQAIPTLGPAQHRPDRPTVPLKAVPPVAAGGTGHFLLPTGGTVQLPAPPPPMPSMPAPVPTGPIAVLLIGPAGAGKTTVARHWAERRPTPTAHISLDDVREWVQSGFANPQSGWNTASEAQYRLARRTCGFACRNYLANGISCIIDDAVFPDRPAIGLGGWKRHIGPGMIPVVLLPGLDRVLARNAERAGNRRLSDDEVARIHGRMAGWRTSGLPIIDNSNLTVPETAAALDQAVLARLRSR, from the coding sequence GTGTACATTCGGCGCAGGGAGGTGACGGTGAGCCAGTACGCGGAGAGCCATCGTGCGGGGGGCCAGGTGCCGCCCCGACCGGCCGCGTCCCCGTATCCGACGGCCCCTCAACCGCCCTACCCCGTACCGGCGCTGCCCGCCGCCACACAGGCCATCCCGACCCTCGGGCCGGCCCAGCACCGCCCGGACCGGCCGACGGTCCCGCTGAAGGCCGTCCCGCCGGTCGCCGCCGGCGGCACCGGGCACTTCCTGCTGCCGACCGGCGGCACCGTCCAACTCCCGGCCCCGCCGCCACCGATGCCCTCGATGCCCGCACCCGTGCCGACCGGCCCGATCGCCGTCCTGCTGATCGGCCCCGCCGGCGCCGGCAAGACCACCGTCGCCCGTCACTGGGCCGAACGCCGCCCGACGCCCACCGCGCACATCAGCCTCGACGACGTCCGCGAATGGGTCCAGTCCGGCTTCGCCAACCCGCAGTCCGGCTGGAACACCGCCTCCGAGGCCCAGTACCGGCTGGCCCGCCGCACCTGCGGCTTCGCCTGCCGCAACTACCTCGCCAACGGCATCTCGTGCATCATCGACGACGCCGTCTTCCCGGACCGACCCGCGATCGGCCTCGGCGGTTGGAAGCGCCACATCGGGCCCGGCATGATCCCGGTCGTGCTGCTCCCCGGCCTGGACCGCGTCCTCGCCCGGAACGCCGAACGGGCCGGCAACCGCCGCCTCTCCGACGACGAGGTCGCCCGGATCCACGGCCGGATGGCCGGCTGGCGCACCTCAGGCCTCCCCATCATCGACAACTCCAACCTCACCGTCCCCGAGACCGCCGCCGCCCTCGACCAGGCCGTCCTGGCCCGCCTCCGGTCCCGCTGA